A part of Paenibacillus sp. IHBB 10380 genomic DNA contains:
- a CDS encoding sulfite exporter TauE/SafE family protein, producing the protein MDIFLSIIMIIIGFIGSFFSGLLGIGGGIINYPLLLFVPSSFGVANFTAQEVSGISMFQVFFASLAGVLAFRKKAKKSKTETSLIHKGLVLNMGISILLGSLIGGYVSKFLAEDSINIIYGVLAIVAVVLMVIPNKGTQQEDSDQISYNRIIATIAAFLTGIVSGIVGAGGAFILIPIMLTILKIPTRTTIASSLAIVFISAVGGVIGKITGGPIPIIPTLFTVIGSLLGAPFGSRISARMNVKYLRYALVVLISGTAIKVWMSIFL; encoded by the coding sequence ATGGACATTTTTCTATCCATTATTATGATTATCATTGGTTTTATCGGTTCCTTCTTTTCAGGATTATTGGGTATAGGTGGAGGCATCATTAATTATCCACTTTTACTTTTTGTTCCTTCAAGTTTTGGTGTAGCTAACTTTACGGCACAAGAGGTATCCGGCATAAGTATGTTTCAAGTTTTCTTTGCGTCATTAGCGGGTGTTCTTGCCTTCAGAAAGAAGGCTAAGAAGAGTAAAACCGAAACTTCACTGATCCACAAGGGACTTGTATTAAACATGGGGATTAGTATTCTGCTTGGAAGTCTTATAGGAGGATACGTATCTAAATTTCTAGCTGAAGATTCTATTAACATTATTTATGGTGTATTAGCCATTGTTGCTGTTGTGCTTATGGTCATTCCGAATAAAGGGACACAACAAGAAGATTCGGATCAAATATCATATAATAGAATCATTGCGACTATAGCGGCCTTTTTGACCGGTATCGTATCAGGAATTGTTGGCGCAGGCGGAGCTTTCATTCTTATTCCTATTATGTTAACCATTTTAAAAATACCGACTAGAACTACCATTGCTTCTTCCCTTGCTATCGTATTTATTTCTGCCGTAGGTGGTGTGATTGGGAAAATAACGGGGGGACCTATTCCTATCATCCCAACTCTTTTTACGGTTATAGGAAGTCTATTAGGTGCGCCATTCGGATCACGGATTAGTGCAAGGATGAATGTGAAATATTTACGTTACGCTCTAGTCGTTTTAATTTCAGGGACTGCCATTAAAGTGTGGATGTCTATATTTCTATAA
- a CDS encoding phosphoenolpyruvate hydrolase family protein — protein MRNKYEITTYLYNQLKVHNHLIGVAAGSGMTAKYAEQGGADFILALSSGRFRQMGVSSLAGFLPYANSNEVVMDFASKELIPRIKNIPICFGICATDPTILLDQYIDLIKDKGFAGINNFPSIGLIDGIFREALEEQGMTYDKEVEAIRLANEKGLFTVAFVFNEDQAVSMLEAGADVICVHLGLTEGGSLGAKKIVSLQSAKKMAITIFDRCNQINPNIIKMIYGGPVTKPIDVQFMYDDTDIMGYIGGSVFERIPSEQALTQITKSFKQSNDFHYDELIAKIIEGIGSKVDYIEFIKRYISLHYMDDITLNEVSAILSLSRSYLSTLFKKEVGISFTQYLIHFRLHRAIEILQKEDLPLNNVAEMVGYPNYAQFSKIFKNHKGISPTAYFKNLKK, from the coding sequence ATGCGGAACAAATATGAGATTACAACCTATCTGTATAACCAATTAAAAGTACATAACCATTTAATTGGTGTTGCTGCAGGTTCAGGTATGACTGCTAAATATGCAGAACAAGGCGGTGCTGATTTTATTTTAGCTTTAAGTTCAGGTCGCTTCAGGCAAATGGGTGTCAGTTCGTTAGCGGGGTTTCTACCCTATGCCAATAGTAATGAAGTGGTGATGGACTTTGCCTCGAAGGAACTCATTCCAAGAATTAAGAATATCCCTATTTGTTTCGGTATATGCGCAACGGATCCAACCATCCTATTAGATCAGTACATCGATTTAATTAAAGACAAAGGTTTTGCTGGTATTAATAATTTTCCTAGTATCGGACTCATAGATGGTATTTTTAGAGAAGCATTAGAAGAACAAGGGATGACTTATGACAAAGAAGTAGAGGCTATTCGTCTTGCTAACGAAAAAGGTTTGTTTACCGTAGCTTTTGTCTTCAATGAAGATCAAGCAGTGAGCATGTTAGAGGCGGGTGCTGATGTCATTTGTGTTCATTTAGGCCTAACCGAAGGTGGCTCATTAGGTGCTAAAAAGATTGTATCGTTGCAATCTGCTAAAAAAATGGCGATAACGATTTTTGATAGATGTAATCAAATCAATCCAAACATCATTAAAATGATCTATGGTGGTCCTGTTACTAAACCGATAGATGTTCAATTCATGTATGATGACACGGATATTATGGGTTATATTGGCGGTTCCGTTTTTGAAAGAATACCTTCCGAACAGGCTTTAACACAAATTACGAAATCATTCAAACAATCCAATGATTTTCATTACGACGAATTGATAGCGAAAATAATTGAAGGTATAGGAAGTAAAGTAGATTATATAGAATTCATAAAAAGGTATATAAGTTTACACTATATGGACGACATCACGTTAAATGAAGTATCAGCTATATTAAGCTTATCTCGCTCCTATTTAAGCACATTGTTTAAGAAAGAAGTAGGTATCTCATTTACACAGTATCTGATTCATTTCCGACTTCACCGTGCGATTGAAATATTACAGAAAGAAGATTTGCCTTTGAATAATGTTGCAGAAATGGTTGGTTACCCTAACTATGCTCAATTTAGTAAAATATTTAAGAATCATAAAGGCATCTCACCCACAGCGTATTTTAAAAACTTAAAAAAGTAA
- a CDS encoding alanine/glycine:cation symporter family protein produces MIGILDKIDSWVWGPPLLILVMGTGLWLTIRLNLLQVLRLPLALKLIGKSPNDGSGDVSSFGALSTALAATVGTGNIVGVATAIKLGGPGALFWMLAAAFLGMATKYSEGLLAVKYRTLDKNGQYSGGPMYYIEKGLGPRFRPLAIMFAASGILVALFGIGTFPQVNAIVSATESSFGVPVVVTALILTVLTAIVTIGGIKSIAQVSTKVVPFMSGLYVIACLGVLIIYAEELPHAISLVFTSAFSTTAATGGFLGATIMLAMRSGVARGIFSNESGLGSAPIAAAAAKTKWSAEQGLVSMTGTFIDTIIICNLTGLMLLVTGVWNGDSEGALMTQEAFATAFPAFGAGLVTICLILFAFTTILGWNYYGERCVEYLVGVKGIKPYRYLFIALVAGGAFIKLEAVWLLADIFNALMAFPNLIALLGLSGVVVQETRVYMAAVHGKKKSQKALNTSIDAKYK; encoded by the coding sequence ATGATAGGAATATTAGACAAGATTGATAGTTGGGTATGGGGACCTCCATTACTTATTCTAGTCATGGGAACAGGGTTGTGGCTGACGATTCGTCTGAATCTGCTACAGGTTCTTCGCCTGCCGCTGGCGCTCAAGTTGATTGGAAAGTCGCCTAATGATGGTAGCGGAGATGTTAGTAGCTTCGGGGCGTTAAGCACAGCTCTTGCAGCAACCGTAGGAACAGGGAATATCGTAGGTGTAGCTACAGCCATAAAGCTGGGTGGACCCGGAGCCTTGTTCTGGATGCTGGCGGCAGCCTTTCTGGGAATGGCGACTAAGTACTCAGAGGGATTACTGGCTGTTAAATATCGGACACTAGACAAGAATGGACAATATTCTGGTGGACCGATGTATTACATTGAGAAAGGTCTTGGTCCACGCTTTCGGCCGCTAGCGATCATGTTCGCAGCTAGTGGTATTCTGGTTGCTTTGTTCGGAATTGGGACGTTTCCGCAGGTGAATGCGATTGTATCTGCTACAGAATCGAGCTTTGGAGTACCAGTCGTCGTAACAGCTCTTATTCTAACGGTGTTGACAGCGATCGTGACCATTGGGGGAATTAAGAGCATTGCGCAGGTGTCTACAAAAGTGGTGCCTTTCATGTCAGGTTTGTATGTTATTGCTTGTCTAGGAGTTCTCATTATCTATGCTGAAGAGCTTCCCCATGCGATTTCTCTCGTATTCACATCTGCGTTTTCAACTACCGCAGCTACGGGTGGCTTCCTCGGGGCTACGATCATGCTTGCTATGCGCAGCGGTGTTGCCAGAGGGATCTTCTCGAATGAATCCGGCTTGGGGAGCGCACCGATTGCTGCAGCTGCAGCCAAAACCAAATGGTCCGCTGAGCAGGGATTAGTCTCGATGACAGGTACTTTCATTGATACGATTATTATATGTAATCTGACGGGACTCATGCTATTGGTAACGGGGGTGTGGAATGGTGACAGCGAGGGCGCACTCATGACACAAGAGGCTTTTGCTACTGCTTTTCCTGCTTTTGGGGCAGGGTTAGTGACGATCTGTTTGATTCTATTTGCTTTTACAACGATTCTCGGATGGAACTATTATGGGGAACGTTGTGTGGAGTATTTAGTTGGGGTCAAAGGGATTAAACCTTATCGTTATCTGTTTATAGCTCTTGTGGCAGGTGGAGCATTTATTAAGTTAGAGGCGGTTTGGTTGTTGGCTGATATTTTCAATGCGCTGATGGCGTTTCCGAACTTGATTGCATTACTTGGGTTATCCGGTGTCGTTGTGCAAGAGACACGCGTGTATATGGCGGCTGTTCATGGAAAGAAAAAGTCTCAGAAGGCACTTAACACAAGCATCGATGCGAAATATAAGTAA
- a CDS encoding dihydrofolate reductase family protein, producing the protein MGKHKVVLYIAMSLDGYIARKDGSVDWLDDVEGDEVDNGYGKFYDSIGTVVMGRLTYDEVLSLTDDFPYADKPCYVYSRSKQVEAPHVVFTDEPLESFIPRLKDTSKGDIWLVGGGQLVQTFLEMKLLDEIYLAIIPKVLGEGIRLFPKGTIPNSFKLLKMEQLGQIVALSYKVIV; encoded by the coding sequence ATGGGTAAGCACAAAGTGGTATTATACATTGCTATGAGCTTAGATGGATATATTGCAAGGAAGGACGGTTCAGTGGATTGGCTAGATGATGTTGAGGGTGACGAGGTAGATAACGGGTATGGAAAGTTCTATGATTCAATTGGAACGGTGGTTATGGGCAGACTCACCTATGATGAAGTACTTAGCTTGACAGATGATTTCCCGTATGCTGATAAACCCTGTTATGTGTATTCAAGGTCCAAGCAAGTGGAAGCGCCTCACGTTGTGTTCACGGATGAACCATTAGAGAGCTTCATTCCGAGATTGAAGGATACGTCCAAGGGAGATATTTGGCTAGTTGGCGGTGGTCAGCTTGTCCAAACTTTTCTAGAGATGAAGTTGCTTGATGAGATTTATCTTGCAATCATTCCAAAGGTGCTGGGAGAAGGCATTCGGCTGTTCCCTAAAGGAACCATTCCGAATTCATTTAAATTACTGAAGATGGAACAACTGGGGCAAATCGTTGCCTTGAGTTACAAGGTAATTGTCTAA